A region from the Phaenicophaeus curvirostris isolate KB17595 chromosome 3, BPBGC_Pcur_1.0, whole genome shotgun sequence genome encodes:
- the KCNV1 gene encoding potassium voltage-gated channel subfamily V member 1 has protein sequence MKSPPCCMSLSSQASLEEPESSTSLGSLDSSVFSSEEEQGPLLQKVIPSLDRFTINVGGSRFVMSQQTLSCYPDTRLGKLAVVVSAARDVASGLLELCDDANLVENEYFFDRSSQAFHYILNYYQTGRLHVMEQLCALSFLQEIQYWGLDELSIDSCCRDRYFRRKELSEALDIKKDAEELDAQDEEEDFSGSLCPSVRQKLWEVLEKPGSSAAARTFGTLSMAFVVVSIANMALISVELSWLAPPLLDALEYLCIAWFTVEFVLRFLCARDRCRFLRSVANIIDLLAILPFYITLLVESLCGGESSQELENVGRIVQVLRLLRALRMLKLGRHSTGLRSLGMTIAQCYEEVGLLLLFLSVGISIFSTVEYFVEQGVPGTTFTSVPGAWWWATTSMTTVGYGDIRPDTTIGKVVAFMCILSGILVLALPIAIINDRFSACYFTLKIKEAALRQREALKKLMKNSSSDSNINVNLRDIYARSVMDMLRLKSRERASTRSSGADDFWF, from the exons ATGAAGTCGCCTCCCTGCTGCATGTCTCTTTCTTCCCAAGCGTCCCTGGAGGAACCAGAGAGTAGCACGTCCCTGGGCTCCCTGGACTCCAGTGTTTTCTCGAgtgaggaggagcagggcccCCTGCTCCAGAAGGTCATTCCCTCCTTGGACCGCTTCACCATCAATGTAGGAGGCAGCCGCTTTGTGATGTCCCAGCAAACTTTATCGTGCTACCCCGACACCCGCCTCGGCAAACTGGCCGTCGTGGTCTCTGCTGCCCGGGATGTGGCCTCTGGACTCCTTGAGCTTTGTGATGATGCCAACCTCGTGGAGAACGAGTATTTCTTCGATCGGAGCTCGCAGGCGTTTCACTATATCCTGAATTATTACCAGACCGGGAGGCTGCACGTGATGGAGCAGCTCTGTGCGCTCTCCTTCCTGCAGGAGATCCAGTACTGGGGTCTGGACGAGCTCAGCATCGATTCCTGCTGCAGAGATCG GTACTTTAGGAGGAAGGAGCTGAGTGAAGCCTTAGACATCAAGAAAGATGCAGAAGAACTGGATGCCCAAGATGAAGAAGAAGACTTTTCTGGTAGCCTTTGTCCCAGTGTCAGACAGAAACTTTGGGAAGTTTTGGAAAAGCCTGgctcctctgcagcagccaggactTTTGGCACTCTGTCCATGGCTTTTGTCGTGGTGTCCATCGCCAACATGGCTTTGATTTCAGTAGAACTAAGCTGGCTGGCACCACCACTACTGGATGCCCTAGAGTACCTGTGCATTGCATGGTTCACGGTGGAGTTCGTTCTGAGGTTCCTGTGTGCTCGGGATCGGTGTCGCTTCCTAAGGAGTGTGGCAAACATCATAGACCTCCTTGCTATTTTGCCTTTCTACATTACCCTGCTAGTGGAGAGTCTGTGTGGTGGGGAGAGCTCCCAAGAACTGGAAAATGTGGGGCGCATTGTCCAAGTGCTGAGACTGCTCAGAGCCCTGCGGATGCTGAAGCTGGGAAGACATTCAACAG GACTGCGGTCTCTTGGGATGACTATCGCACAGTGTTACGAGGAGGTTggccttctgctgcttttcctctctgtagGAATCTCTATATTTTCCACTGTGGAGTACTTTGTTGAGCAAGGCGTGCCAGGCACAACTTTTACAAGCGTACCTGGTGCTTGGTGGTGGGCAACAACTTCCATGACAACTGTTGGTTATGGTGACATTAGACCAGACACTACCATTGGTAAGGTAGTGGCCTTTATGTGTATATTATCAGGAATACTGGTTTTGGCTTTGCCAATCGCTATAATAAATGACCGTTTTTCTGCCTGTTACTTTACACTGAAGATAAAAGAAGCTGCTCTTCGGCAGCGTGAAGCTTTAAAGAAACTCATGAAAAACTCATCCAGCGACTCAAATATCAATGTTAATTTGCGAGACATATATGCACGCAGTGTCATGGACATGTTACGATTAAAAAGTAGAGAGCGAGCAAGCACAAGGAGCAGTGGAGCAGAcgatttttggttttga